In one window of Erwinia tasmaniensis Et1/99 DNA:
- the nuoF gene encoding NADH-quinone oxidoreductase subunit NuoF, protein MRQIVRTAEMHPLTWRMREDKQPVFLEEYRSKNGYAGAEKALKTLAPDEIVSLVKDSGLKGRGGAGFSTGLKWSLMPKDESMNIRYLLCNADEMEPGTYKDRLLMEQMPHQLVEGMLISAFALKAYRGYIFLRGEYIEAAVNLRRAIAEATEAGLLGKNILGTGFDFELIVHTGAGRYICGEETALINSLEGRRANPRSKPPFPASAGVWGKPTCVNNVETLSNVPAILANGVDWYKGISNSDDAGTKMMGFSGRVKNPGVWELPFGTTAREILEEYAGGMRDGLKFKAWQPGGAGTDFLTEQHLDLPMEFASIGKAGSRLGTALAMAVDHEINMVSLVRNLEEFFSRESCGWCTPCRDGLPWSVKILRALERKEGQPGDIETLLQLCRQLGPGKTFCAHAPGAVEPLQSAIKYFREEFEAGMAPQVYSNAHAISGIQPNLLKARW, encoded by the coding sequence ATGAGACAGATTGTGCGTACTGCCGAAATGCATCCGCTCACCTGGCGCATGCGCGAAGATAAACAACCGGTATTTCTTGAAGAATACCGCAGTAAGAACGGCTATGCCGGGGCGGAGAAAGCGCTGAAAACCCTGGCGCCTGATGAGATCGTTAGCCTGGTAAAAGACTCTGGCCTGAAGGGGCGCGGCGGTGCCGGTTTCTCCACCGGCCTGAAGTGGAGCCTGATGCCGAAAGACGAGTCAATGAACATCCGTTACCTGCTGTGTAACGCCGATGAGATGGAGCCGGGCACTTACAAAGACCGCCTGCTGATGGAGCAGATGCCGCACCAGCTGGTAGAAGGCATGCTGATCAGCGCCTTCGCCCTGAAGGCCTACCGTGGCTATATCTTCCTGCGCGGTGAATATATTGAGGCCGCCGTTAATCTGCGCCGGGCAATTGCCGAAGCCACCGAAGCGGGTTTGCTGGGTAAAAATATTCTCGGCACCGGCTTTGATTTCGAGCTGATAGTGCACACCGGCGCGGGCCGCTATATCTGCGGTGAAGAAACCGCGCTGATTAACTCGCTGGAAGGGCGTCGCGCCAACCCGCGCTCCAAACCGCCATTCCCGGCTTCCGCCGGCGTCTGGGGCAAGCCGACCTGCGTCAACAATGTTGAAACTCTGTCCAACGTGCCCGCTATCCTCGCCAACGGCGTTGACTGGTACAAGGGCATTTCCAACAGCGATGACGCCGGCACCAAGATGATGGGCTTCTCCGGCCGGGTAAAAAACCCGGGCGTTTGGGAGCTGCCGTTTGGCACCACCGCACGCGAAATCCTCGAAGAGTATGCCGGCGGCATGCGTGACGGGCTGAAGTTCAAGGCGTGGCAGCCGGGCGGGGCGGGGACTGACTTCCTCACCGAGCAGCACCTTGACCTGCCGATGGAGTTTGCCAGCATCGGTAAAGCCGGTAGCCGTCTGGGCACGGCGCTGGCGATGGCGGTAGACCACGAAATCAATATGGTGTCGCTGGTGCGCAACCTGGAAGAGTTCTTTTCCCGTGAATCCTGCGGCTGGTGTACGCCATGCCGCGACGGCCTGCCGTGGAGCGTGAAAATTCTGCGCGCGCTGGAACGCAAAGAGGGGCAGCCGGGGGATATCGAAACCCTGCTGCAACTTTGTCGCCAGCTTGGGCCGGGCAAGACCTTCTGCGCGCATGCGCCTGGAGCAGTAGAGCCACTGCAAAGCGCCATTAAATACTTCCGCGAAGAGTTTGAAGCGGGTATGGCACCCCAGGTATACAGCAACGCACACGCGATTAGCGGCATCCAGCCCAACCTGTTAAAGGCACGCTGGTAA
- the nuoG gene encoding NADH-quinone oxidoreductase subunit NuoG gives MATIHVDGKEYDVDGADNLLQACLSLGLDIPYFCWHPALGSVGACRQCAVKQFQNAEDTRGRLVMSCMTPASDGTFISIDDGEAKEFRESVVEWLMTNHPHDCPVCEEGGNCHLQDMTVMTGHSFRRYRFTKRTHRNQDLGPFISHEMNRCIACYRCVRYYKDYADGTDLGVYGAHDNVYFGRTEDGVLESEFSGNLVEICPTGVFTDKTHSERYNRKWDMQFAPSICQQCSIGCNTSPGERYGELRRIENRYNGTVNHYFLCDRGRFGYGYVNLKDRPRQPMQRRGDDWIALNADQAMQGAADVLRQAKKVIGIGSPRASVESNFALRELVGAENFSTGIAAGEQARLELMLQVLRDGGIHTPALREIESYDAVLVLGEDLTQTGARVALSVRQAVKGKAREMAAAQKVADWQIAAILNIGQNAKYPLFVTNVDETRLDDIAAWSYRAPVEDQARLGFAIAHQLDASAPAVSDLDKALAGKIDVIVQALAGARKPLIISGTHAGSEAMIQAAANVAKALKGRGADVGITLLAAATNSIGLGLIGGHSLDTALAELTSGAADAAIILENDLYRHLPKATVDAALSNTQNVIVLDHQRTATTEKAGLILSSASFAESDGTVVSQEGRAQRFFQVYDPAYYDEKVQMLESWRWLHSLQSTINSREVDWSQLDHVIDACIVALPQLAGIKQAAPDASFRIRGQKLSRSPHRSSGRTAMRANISVHEPRQPQDKDSMFAFSMEGNNQPDAARSQIPFAWAPGWNSPQAWNKFQAEVGGQLRNGDPGVRLIEAGMPQLGWFEHIPAAFAGAGNSWRVAPYFHLFGSEEMTQRAPVIQQRMPEAYVMVNPEDAAKLGVNAGATLAFSCRGENLRLPVRFSSALQAGQVGLPLGLPGVPPFLSGANVDNLQEAAQ, from the coding sequence ATGGCTACAATCCATGTAGACGGTAAAGAATATGATGTTGACGGCGCAGACAACCTGTTACAGGCCTGTCTCTCCCTCGGCCTCGATATTCCTTATTTCTGCTGGCATCCGGCGCTCGGTAGCGTCGGTGCCTGCCGCCAGTGTGCGGTAAAGCAATTTCAAAATGCCGAAGATACCCGTGGCCGCCTGGTCATGTCCTGCATGACCCCGGCATCTGACGGCACCTTTATTTCAATCGATGACGGTGAAGCGAAAGAGTTCCGCGAAAGCGTGGTGGAGTGGCTGATGACCAACCATCCGCACGACTGCCCGGTGTGCGAAGAGGGCGGCAACTGTCATCTGCAGGATATGACGGTGATGACCGGGCACAGCTTCCGCCGTTACCGTTTCACCAAGCGTACCCACCGCAATCAGGATCTGGGGCCGTTCATATCGCATGAGATGAACCGCTGTATCGCCTGTTACCGCTGCGTGCGTTACTACAAAGATTATGCCGATGGCACCGATCTCGGCGTCTACGGTGCTCATGATAACGTCTATTTTGGCCGTACCGAAGATGGCGTGTTGGAAAGCGAGTTCTCGGGCAACTTGGTAGAAATCTGCCCGACCGGCGTATTCACCGATAAAACCCACTCCGAACGCTATAACCGTAAGTGGGATATGCAGTTTGCCCCCAGCATCTGCCAGCAGTGCAGCATCGGCTGTAATACCAGCCCGGGCGAGCGCTATGGCGAACTGCGCCGCATAGAAAACCGCTATAACGGTACGGTTAACCACTACTTCCTCTGTGACCGTGGCCGCTTTGGCTATGGCTACGTGAATCTCAAAGATCGTCCACGTCAGCCGATGCAGCGCCGCGGTGACGACTGGATCGCGCTGAACGCCGACCAGGCGATGCAGGGTGCGGCGGACGTGCTGCGCCAGGCGAAGAAGGTGATCGGCATCGGCTCACCGCGCGCCAGCGTGGAGAGCAACTTTGCCCTGCGTGAGCTGGTGGGCGCGGAAAACTTCTCCACCGGTATCGCGGCAGGCGAGCAGGCACGGCTGGAGCTGATGCTTCAGGTGCTGCGTGACGGCGGTATTCATACGCCGGCGCTGCGCGAAATCGAAAGCTATGATGCGGTGCTGGTGCTGGGTGAAGATCTGACCCAGACCGGCGCTCGCGTGGCGCTCTCGGTGCGTCAGGCGGTAAAAGGCAAGGCGCGTGAGATGGCGGCGGCACAGAAGGTGGCCGACTGGCAGATCGCGGCGATCCTCAATATTGGCCAGAACGCCAAGTATCCGCTGTTTGTCACCAACGTTGATGAAACCCGGCTCGATGATATCGCCGCCTGGAGCTACCGCGCGCCGGTGGAAGACCAGGCGCGTCTTGGTTTTGCCATCGCCCATCAGCTGGACGCCAGCGCACCGGCGGTCAGTGACCTTGATAAAGCGCTGGCGGGTAAAATTGACGTCATCGTGCAGGCGCTGGCCGGGGCGAGAAAACCGCTGATTATTTCCGGCACCCATGCCGGCAGCGAGGCGATGATCCAGGCGGCGGCTAACGTGGCTAAGGCGCTGAAGGGACGCGGAGCCGATGTGGGGATCACCCTGCTGGCCGCCGCCACCAACAGCATCGGCCTGGGGCTGATCGGTGGGCATTCTCTGGATACGGCGCTGGCCGAACTGACCAGCGGTGCGGCCGATGCAGCGATAATCCTGGAAAACGATCTCTATCGTCATCTGCCAAAAGCCACCGTCGATGCCGCGCTGAGCAACACGCAAAACGTGATTGTGCTCGACCATCAGCGTACCGCGACCACGGAAAAAGCCGGCCTGATCCTCTCCAGCGCCAGCTTTGCCGAAAGCGACGGTACGGTGGTCAGCCAGGAAGGTCGCGCCCAGCGCTTCTTCCAGGTTTACGATCCGGCCTACTACGACGAAAAAGTCCAGATGCTGGAAAGCTGGCGCTGGCTGCACTCCTTGCAGAGCACCATTAACAGCCGCGAAGTGGACTGGAGCCAGCTCGACCATGTGATTGATGCCTGCATCGTGGCCCTGCCACAGCTGGCGGGGATCAAACAGGCCGCGCCGGATGCCAGCTTCCGCATTCGTGGTCAGAAGCTGTCACGCTCCCCGCACCGCTCCAGCGGGCGCACGGCGATGCGCGCCAATATCAGCGTGCACGAGCCGCGCCAGCCGCAGGACAAAGACAGCATGTTTGCCTTCTCAATGGAAGGGAACAACCAGCCGGATGCCGCGCGTTCTCAGATCCCGTTTGCCTGGGCGCCAGGCTGGAACTCACCGCAGGCATGGAACAAGTTCCAGGCCGAAGTGGGCGGCCAGCTGCGCAACGGCGATCCCGGTGTACGCCTGATCGAAGCAGGCATGCCGCAGCTGGGCTGGTTTGAACATATTCCCGCTGCATTTGCGGGAGCGGGTAACAGCTGGCGCGTGGCGCCGTATTTCCACCTGTTTGGCAGTGAAGAAATGACCCAGCGCGCTCCGGTTATCCAGCAGCGTATGCCGGAGGCTTACGTGATGGTGAACCCGGAAGATGCGGCAAAGCTCGGCGTTAACGCGGGCGCGACCCTGGCGTTCAGCTGCCGGGGCGAAAATCTGCGTCTGCCGGTGCGCTTCTCGAGCGCGCTGCAGGCAGGGCAGGTGGGCTTACCGCTCGGTCTGCCGGGTGTCCCACCGTTCCTGTCCGGGGCAAATGTTGACAATCTGCAGGAGGCTGCGCAATGA
- the nuoH gene encoding NADH-quinone oxidoreductase subunit NuoH, translating to MSWLTPEVIDVIIAVVKALVILFVVVGCGAFMSFGERRLLGLFQNRYGPNRVGWGGSLQLVADMIKMFFKEDWIPPFTDRVIFTLAPMIAFTSLLLAMAIVPVTSTWMGADLNIGLLFFLMMAGLAVYAVLFAGWSSNNKYSLLGAMRASAQTLSYEVFLGLSLMGVVAQAGSFNMVDIVNSQAHLWNVIPQFLGFLTFCIAGVAVCHRHPFDQPEAEQELADGYHIEYAGMKFGLFFVGEYVGIVTVSALIVTLFFGGWQGPWLPPVIWFALKTAFFMMMFILIRAALPRPRYDQVMSFGWKVCLPLTLLNLLATAAVILYTAQ from the coding sequence ATGAGCTGGCTGACACCGGAAGTTATCGACGTCATTATCGCCGTGGTTAAAGCCTTAGTGATCCTGTTCGTCGTCGTCGGCTGCGGCGCGTTTATGAGCTTCGGCGAGCGTCGTCTGCTCGGCCTGTTCCAGAACCGCTACGGGCCGAACCGCGTGGGCTGGGGCGGCTCACTACAGCTGGTCGCCGACATGATCAAAATGTTCTTTAAAGAGGACTGGATCCCGCCGTTTACCGACCGCGTTATCTTTACCCTGGCACCGATGATCGCCTTTACCTCGCTGCTGCTGGCGATGGCTATCGTGCCGGTCACCTCCACCTGGATGGGCGCTGACCTGAATATCGGCCTGCTGTTCTTCCTGATGATGGCGGGGCTGGCGGTGTACGCGGTGCTGTTCGCAGGCTGGTCGAGCAACAACAAGTACTCGCTGCTGGGCGCGATGCGCGCCTCGGCGCAGACCCTGAGCTACGAAGTGTTCCTCGGCCTGTCGCTGATGGGCGTGGTGGCACAGGCCGGCTCGTTCAATATGGTCGATATTGTTAACAGCCAGGCGCATCTGTGGAACGTGATCCCGCAGTTCTTAGGCTTCCTCACCTTCTGCATTGCCGGGGTGGCCGTATGTCACCGCCACCCGTTTGATCAGCCGGAAGCCGAGCAGGAGCTGGCCGATGGTTACCACATTGAGTACGCCGGGATGAAGTTTGGCCTGTTCTTTGTCGGTGAATACGTTGGCATCGTTACGGTTTCTGCGCTGATCGTCACGCTGTTCTTCGGCGGCTGGCAGGGGCCGTGGCTGCCGCCGGTTATCTGGTTCGCGCTGAAAACAGCCTTCTTTATGATGATGTTTATTCTGATCCGTGCCGCGTTACCACGCCCGCGCTATGACCAGGTGATGTCGTTCGGCTGGAAAGTTTGTCTGCCGTTGACGCTGCTGAACCTGCTGGCGACCGCCGCAGTGATTCTGTACACGGCGCAGTAA
- the nuoI gene encoding NADH-quinone oxidoreductase subunit NuoI — protein MTLKDIVVGFGTTVRSIWLIGMNAFAKRETLMYPEEPVYLPPRYRGRIVLTRDPDGQERCVACNLCAVACPVGCISLQKAETADGRWYPEFFRINFSRCIFCGLCEEACPTTAIQLTPDFELGEFKRQDLVYEKENLLISGPGKYPEYNFYRMAGMAIDGKDKGDAENEAKPIDVKGLLP, from the coding sequence ATGACATTAAAAGACATTGTCGTTGGATTCGGTACCACGGTACGCAGTATCTGGCTGATAGGTATGAACGCCTTCGCCAAACGCGAAACCCTGATGTACCCGGAAGAGCCGGTTTATCTGCCGCCGCGTTACCGTGGGCGCATTGTGCTGACGCGTGACCCGGACGGCCAGGAGCGCTGCGTGGCCTGTAACCTGTGCGCCGTGGCCTGCCCGGTTGGCTGCATCTCCTTGCAGAAGGCCGAGACCGCCGACGGGCGCTGGTATCCGGAGTTCTTCCGCATTAACTTCTCGCGCTGCATTTTCTGTGGTCTGTGTGAAGAGGCTTGCCCGACCACTGCGATTCAGCTTACCCCGGACTTTGAGCTGGGTGAGTTTAAGCGTCAGGATCTGGTGTATGAAAAAGAAAACCTGCTGATTTCCGGCCCGGGCAAGTACCCGGAATACAATTTTTATCGGATGGCGGGTATGGCGATCGACGGCAAAGACAAAGGCGACGCTGAAAACGAAGCCAAACCCATCGACGTCAAGGGCTTGTTACCTTAA
- the nuoJ gene encoding NADH-quinone oxidoreductase subunit J → MEFAFYLCGLVAVLATLRVITHTNPVHALLYLIISLLAVSGVFFSLGAYFAGALEIIVYAGAIMVLFVFVVMMLNLGGAEVQQEKDWLKPGMWIGPGLLSLLLLVTLVYAILSVNDQGIDGTMIDGKQVGISLFGPYVLAVELASMLLLAGLVVAFHVGREQRAGEVLANRPADAAKSKEERA, encoded by the coding sequence ATGGAATTTGCGTTTTATCTTTGCGGACTGGTCGCGGTGCTGGCGACATTGCGCGTTATCACTCATACCAACCCGGTGCACGCGTTGCTGTACCTGATTATCTCGTTGCTGGCGGTGTCCGGCGTGTTCTTCTCGCTCGGCGCTTACTTTGCCGGTGCGCTGGAAATCATCGTCTATGCCGGTGCCATCATGGTGCTGTTCGTCTTCGTAGTGATGATGCTGAACCTCGGCGGTGCCGAAGTGCAGCAGGAGAAAGACTGGCTGAAACCGGGCATGTGGATCGGCCCTGGGCTGCTGTCACTGCTGCTGCTGGTCACCCTCGTCTACGCCATTCTGTCGGTCAACGATCAGGGCATTGACGGCACCATGATTGACGGCAAACAGGTCGGTATCAGTCTGTTTGGCCCTTATGTCCTGGCGGTTGAGCTGGCCTCCATGCTGCTGCTGGCGGGGCTGGTGGTGGCGTTCCACGTCGGACGCGAACAGCGCGCGGGTGAAGTGCTGGCTAATCGTCCAGCGGACGCGGCGAAAAGTAAGGAGGAGCGGGCATGA
- the nuoK gene encoding NADH-quinone oxidoreductase subunit NuoK, with translation MIPLQHGLILAAILFVLGLTGVTIRRNLLFMLIGLEIMINAAALAFVVAGSYWGQADGQVMFILAISLAAAEASIGLALLLQLHRRSQNLNIDKVSEMRG, from the coding sequence ATGATCCCTTTGCAGCATGGACTTATTCTGGCGGCCATCCTGTTTGTTCTTGGACTGACAGGCGTGACTATTCGCCGCAATCTGCTGTTTATGTTGATTGGTCTGGAAATCATGATTAACGCCGCCGCGCTGGCGTTCGTGGTGGCGGGCAGCTACTGGGGGCAGGCCGACGGTCAGGTGATGTTTATCCTTGCTATCAGCCTCGCCGCGGCAGAGGCCAGTATTGGCCTGGCGCTGCTGTTGCAGCTGCATCGCCGTAGTCAGAACCTCAACATTGATAAAGTGAGCGAGATGCGCGGATGA
- the nuoL gene encoding NADH-quinone oxidoreductase subunit L: protein MNLLYLTILFPLIGFLLLAFSRGRWSENLSAAVGMGSVGLAALVTAYVGLDFFHNGQQVFNQALWTWMHVGNFRIDVNLTLDGLSLTMLSVVTGVGFLIHMFASWYMRGEEGYSRFFAYTNLFIASMVVLVLADNLMLMYLGWEGVGLCSYLLIGFYYTHPANGAAAMKAFIITRVGDVFLALALFILYNELGTLNFREMMALAPAHFAADNHMLQWATLMLLGGAVGKSAQLPLQTWLADAMAGPTPVSALIHAATMVTAGVYLIARTHGLFLMTPEVLHLVGIVGAVTLVLAGFAALVQTDIKRVLAYSTMSQIGYMFLALGVQAWDAAIFHLMTHAFFKALLFLSSGSVILACHHEQNIFKMGGLRKSIPLVYVCFLVGGAALSALPLITAGFFSKDEILAGALANGHLNLMMAGLAGAFMTSLYTFRMIFIAFHGKEQIHAHAGKGITHHLPLLVLLILSTFIGAMIVPPLRGVLPETSELAHGSVLTLEIASGVVAIVGILLAAALWLGKRTLVTAIANSAPGRFFSTWWFAAWGFDWLYDKIFVKPYLFVARLLSRDPLNSLMNIPALLARAGNKGLAFSENGYLRWYLASMSIGAVVVLALLMVM, encoded by the coding sequence ATGAACCTTCTCTATTTAACCATTCTGTTTCCGCTGATCGGCTTTTTACTGCTAGCATTTTCGCGCGGTCGCTGGTCAGAAAATCTGTCTGCCGCCGTCGGTATGGGTTCCGTGGGGCTGGCGGCGCTGGTTACCGCGTATGTCGGCCTCGACTTCTTCCACAACGGGCAGCAGGTGTTTAACCAGGCGCTGTGGACCTGGATGCACGTAGGCAACTTCAGGATCGACGTCAATCTGACGCTGGACGGCCTGTCGCTGACCATGCTGTCGGTGGTAACCGGCGTAGGCTTCCTGATCCATATGTTCGCCTCCTGGTATATGCGCGGCGAGGAGGGCTATTCACGCTTCTTCGCCTATACCAACCTGTTTATTGCCAGCATGGTGGTTCTGGTGCTGGCCGATAACCTGATGCTGATGTACCTCGGCTGGGAAGGCGTGGGCCTCTGCTCTTATCTGCTGATCGGCTTCTACTATACCCACCCGGCCAACGGCGCGGCGGCGATGAAGGCCTTTATCATCACCCGCGTGGGTGACGTGTTTCTCGCACTGGCGTTGTTTATTCTCTACAACGAGCTGGGGACGCTGAACTTCCGCGAAATGATGGCGCTGGCTCCGGCACACTTTGCCGCCGATAATCATATGTTGCAGTGGGCTACCCTGATGCTGTTGGGCGGTGCGGTCGGTAAATCTGCCCAGCTGCCGTTGCAGACCTGGCTGGCCGATGCGATGGCGGGCCCCACACCGGTGTCCGCATTGATCCACGCCGCAACCATGGTGACCGCCGGTGTTTATCTGATTGCCCGCACCCACGGCCTGTTCCTGATGACGCCGGAAGTGCTGCATCTGGTGGGGATTGTCGGCGCGGTGACGCTGGTGCTGGCCGGCTTTGCCGCGCTGGTGCAAACCGATATCAAGCGCGTGCTGGCTTACTCCACCATGAGCCAGATAGGCTATATGTTCCTGGCGCTTGGCGTGCAGGCGTGGGATGCGGCGATCTTCCACCTGATGACCCATGCCTTCTTCAAGGCGCTGCTGTTCCTCTCCTCCGGTTCGGTGATCCTCGCCTGCCACCACGAGCAGAACATCTTCAAAATGGGCGGTCTGCGTAAGAGTATCCCGCTGGTGTATGTCTGCTTCCTGGTCGGCGGCGCGGCGCTGTCGGCGCTGCCGCTGATCACCGCAGGCTTCTTCAGTAAGGATGAGATCCTTGCCGGAGCGCTGGCCAACGGCCATCTGAATCTGATGATGGCCGGGCTGGCAGGGGCGTTTATGACCTCCCTGTATACCTTCCGCATGATCTTTATTGCTTTCCATGGCAAAGAACAAATCCATGCGCATGCAGGGAAGGGCATTACCCATCATCTGCCGCTGCTGGTGCTGTTAATTCTCTCGACCTTTATCGGTGCCATGATCGTGCCACCGCTGCGTGGCGTACTGCCGGAGACCAGCGAACTGGCGCACGGCAGCGTGCTGACGCTGGAGATTGCCTCTGGCGTGGTGGCGATTGTCGGCATTCTGCTGGCCGCCGCGCTGTGGCTGGGCAAACGCACGCTGGTTACCGCTATTGCCAACAGCGCGCCGGGGCGTTTCTTCTCCACCTGGTGGTTTGCCGCATGGGGCTTCGACTGGCTGTACGACAAAATTTTCGTCAAGCCTTACCTCTTTGTGGCCCGACTGCTGTCGCGCGATCCGTTGAATTCCCTGATGAATATCCCGGCTCTGTTAGCACGCGCGGGTAACAAAGGGCTGGCGTTCAGCGAAAACGGCTATCTGCGCTGGTATCTCGCCTCAATGAGCATCGGCGCCGTGGTGGTGCTGGCGCTGCTGATGGTGATGTAA
- the nuoM gene encoding NADH-quinone oxidoreductase subunit M, with protein MLLPWLIILPFVGGLLCWQSERFGAKLPRWIALIAMGLTLALSLQLWLQGGYSLSQAEGGPQWQAQFSVPWIPRFGIAFHLALDGLSLLMVVLTGLLGVMAILCSWNEIEKWQGFFHLNLLWILGGVIGVFFAIDLFLFFFFWEMMLVPMYFLIALWGHKASDGKTRITAATKFFIYTQASGLVMLIAILALVFVHYNATGVWTFNYEDLLKTPMSHGVEYLLMLGFFIAFAVKMPVVPLHGWLPDAHSQAPTAGSVDLAGILLKTAAYGLLRFALPLFPNASAEFAPIAMWLGIIGIFYGAWMAFSQYDIKRLIAYTSISHMGFVLIAIYTGSQLAYQGAVIQMIAHGLSAAALFILCGQLYERLHTRDMRRMGGLWSRIKWLPGLSLFFAVANLGMPGTGNFVGEFMILTGSFHSVPLIIIIATFGLVFASVYSLVMMQRAYYGPAKSETPLRGMSAREFLMIMVLVVLLVLLGVYPQPILDTSHAAMSNIQQWFTASISTTRP; from the coding sequence ATGTTACTACCTTGGCTTATCATACTACCCTTCGTCGGCGGCCTGCTGTGCTGGCAGTCGGAGCGTTTCGGCGCGAAGCTGCCGCGCTGGATTGCCCTGATCGCAATGGGACTGACGCTGGCGCTTTCGTTGCAGCTGTGGCTACAGGGCGGCTATTCGCTGTCACAGGCTGAAGGCGGCCCGCAGTGGCAGGCTCAGTTCTCCGTGCCGTGGATCCCGCGTTTCGGCATTGCTTTCCATCTGGCGCTGGACGGCCTGTCGTTACTGATGGTGGTGCTTACCGGCCTGCTGGGCGTGATGGCAATCCTCTGTTCGTGGAACGAAATCGAGAAGTGGCAGGGCTTTTTCCATCTTAACCTGCTGTGGATCCTCGGCGGCGTCATCGGCGTGTTCTTTGCCATCGACCTGTTCCTGTTCTTCTTCTTCTGGGAGATGATGCTGGTGCCGATGTACTTCCTGATCGCGCTGTGGGGCCATAAAGCCTCCGACGGGAAGACGCGCATTACCGCCGCGACCAAGTTCTTTATCTACACCCAGGCCAGCGGTCTGGTGATGCTGATCGCCATTCTGGCGCTGGTCTTCGTGCACTATAACGCCACCGGCGTGTGGACGTTCAACTATGAAGACCTGCTGAAAACCCCGATGTCGCACGGCGTTGAATACCTGCTGATGCTGGGCTTCTTTATCGCCTTCGCGGTGAAAATGCCGGTGGTGCCGCTGCACGGCTGGCTGCCGGACGCGCACAGCCAGGCACCGACCGCCGGTTCGGTCGATCTCGCCGGTATTCTGCTGAAAACTGCGGCCTATGGCCTGCTGCGTTTCGCGCTGCCGCTGTTCCCCAACGCCTCCGCCGAGTTTGCCCCGATTGCCATGTGGCTGGGGATTATCGGGATCTTCTACGGCGCGTGGATGGCGTTCTCGCAGTACGATATCAAGCGTCTGATTGCCTATACCTCAATTTCCCATATGGGCTTTGTGCTGATTGCTATCTACACCGGCAGCCAGCTGGCGTACCAGGGTGCGGTGATCCAGATGATCGCACACGGCCTTTCGGCGGCGGCGCTGTTCATCCTCTGTGGCCAGCTGTATGAACGCCTGCACACCCGCGATATGCGCCGAATGGGTGGCCTGTGGTCACGCATCAAATGGCTGCCTGGCCTGTCGCTGTTCTTCGCGGTGGCGAATCTTGGGATGCCGGGCACCGGTAACTTTGTCGGTGAGTTTATGATCCTGACCGGCAGTTTCCACAGCGTACCGTTGATCATCATCATTGCCACCTTTGGTCTGGTGTTTGCTTCGGTTTACTCGCTGGTGATGATGCAGCGGGCCTACTACGGCCCGGCAAAATCGGAGACGCCGCTGCGCGGCATGTCAGCACGTGAGTTCCTGATGATCATGGTGCTGGTGGTACTGCTGGTGCTGCTGGGGGTTTATCCGCAGCCGATTCTGGATACTTCCCACGCTGCGATGAGCAATATTCAGCAGTGGTTTACTGCTTCAATTTCAACTACAAGGCCGTAA